A stretch of DNA from Longimicrobium sp.:
ACCGCGTAATCCACCTGGTCGCTGGCCACCAGGTCCATCAGGCACTGGTCGAAGGTCTGCATTCCGTACGTCGCCCGCCCCTCGGCGATGTGGTCGGGAATCTCGGCCGTGCGCTCCGGGTCTACGATGCAGTCACGGATCGTGCCGGTGACCACCATCACCTCCGACGCCAGCACCCGGCCCTTGCCGTCCTTCTTGGGAAGAAGCCGCTGCGAGATCACCGCCTGAAGCTGCTCGGCCAGGCGCAGCCTCACCATCTTCTGCTCCTCGGGCGGGAACGTCGCCATCAGCCGGCTGATGGTGGACGCCGCGTCGCGCGTGTGCACCGTGCTGATCACCAAGTGCCCCGTCTCCGCCGACTTCAGCGCGATGTCGATGGATTCCGTATCGCGCATCTCGCCGATCAGGATCACGTCCGGGTCCTGCCGCAGCGCCGCGCGAAGGCCCACGCGAAAGCTGTCGGTGTCGATGCCCACCTCGCGCTGCGTGATGGAGCAGTTCACGTCACGGTGAAGGAACTCGATGGGGTTCTCGAGCGTGACGATGTGGCGGCGCATGTTCTGGTTCATGAACCCCAGCATGGCCGCCTGCGTGCTGCTCTTTCCCGATCCCGTCACGCCCGTCACCAGCACCATCCCCCGCTCCAGCGCCGAGATGTCCTGCACGACGGAGGGCAGGCCCAATTGCTCGATGGTGGGGATCTCGAACGGGATCACCCGCATGACGATCATGAAGCTGCCGCGCTGACGCAGGATGTTCACGCGGAAGCGTCCCACCCCCGGCAGTCCCCACGAACAGTCGTAGTCCTGCAGTTCGTCCAGCTGCTCGCGGTCGCGCTCGTGGGGGATGAGCTTCACCGCGATGGCGCGCGTCTGCTCCGGTGTCAGCCGCTGCTTGGTCAACGGGATGAGCTGCCCGTTGATGCGGGCAC
This window harbors:
- a CDS encoding PilT/PilU family type 4a pilus ATPase — protein: MENIISAAVQRGASDLHIKAGDVFRARINGQLIPLTKQRLTPEQTRAIAVKLIPHERDREQLDELQDYDCSWGLPGVGRFRVNILRQRGSFMIVMRVIPFEIPTIEQLGLPSVVQDISALERGMVLVTGVTGSGKSSTQAAMLGFMNQNMRRHIVTLENPIEFLHRDVNCSITQREVGIDTDSFRVGLRAALRQDPDVILIGEMRDTESIDIALKSAETGHLVISTVHTRDAASTISRLMATFPPEEQKMVRLRLAEQLQAVISQRLLPKKDGKGRVLASEVMVVTGTIRDCIVDPERTAEIPDHIAEGRATYGMQTFDQCLMDLVASDQVDYAVAKAAATNPSDFELKLNMLSGGRPATSAAAAGSAPPAGVSQSYF